Proteins from a genomic interval of Chloroflexota bacterium:
- a CDS encoding class I SAM-dependent methyltransferase, with protein MQHTTHITQQKQHPQHGDRAAIRGVPSLVWRAGQERRLNLIRQWAPVDGARVLVNGCGIGMYVRALRESGAAVWGVDIERDHVQEALENAPDTFLCQAAGETLPFPDDSFDLVLSHEVIEHVGDDRAYAREMVRVLHSPANGDESWTGVNGQLPVTNAPSGGGRAVIFCPNRLYPFETHGHFWRGTYHFGNTPFINWLPNPLRNRLAPHVRAYSRGGLRRLFDGLPVRVVYHGAIFPGFDNIVRRQPELGRWLQRVTYGMELTPLQWFGISHLLVIEKIA; from the coding sequence ATGCAACACACAACACATATTACCCAACAGAAGCAGCATCCTCAGCATGGGGATCGCGCGGCCATCCGCGGCGTTCCATCGCTGGTTTGGCGGGCCGGGCAGGAACGGCGTCTGAACCTGATTCGCCAGTGGGCGCCAGTCGACGGCGCGCGGGTATTGGTGAATGGGTGTGGTATTGGCATGTATGTAAGGGCGTTGCGGGAATCCGGCGCGGCGGTCTGGGGCGTAGATATCGAGCGTGACCATGTGCAAGAAGCGCTTGAAAACGCCCCTGACACCTTTCTTTGCCAGGCTGCCGGGGAAACCCTGCCCTTTCCCGATGATAGCTTTGATCTGGTGTTGAGCCATGAGGTCATTGAACATGTTGGTGACGATCGGGCATATGCCCGGGAGATGGTCAGGGTATTGCATTCTCCGGCGAACGGAGACGAGAGTTGGACAGGTGTCAATGGCCAATTGCCGGTGACCAATGCTCCAAGCGGGGGAGGCAGGGCGGTGATTTTCTGCCCCAATCGGCTGTATCCGTTTGAAACCCATGGGCACTTCTGGCGGGGCACCTATCATTTCGGCAATACACCGTTCATAAACTGGCTGCCCAATCCGTTGCGCAATCGTTTGGCGCCTCACGTGCGGGCTTACAGCCGAGGCGGGTTGCGGCGCCTCTTTGACGGGTTGCCTGTGCGGGTAGTGTATCACGGCGCCATCTTTCCTGGCTTTGACAATATCGTCAGACGCCAACCTGAACTGGGACGTTGGCTTCAACGTGTAACCTATGGCATGGAACTGACCCCTTTGCAGTGGTTTGGCATTTCCCATCTGTTGGTGATCGAAAAGATTGCATGA